In one Bactrocera tryoni isolate S06 chromosome 5, CSIRO_BtryS06_freeze2, whole genome shotgun sequence genomic region, the following are encoded:
- the LOC120776917 gene encoding DNA translocase FtsK 1-like: protein MSIVAEQPKKIAFVTFCLVAAVAAIPLQQQRLRRDVSEIVAEPLNEYLPPASEAAEPQNIYLPPVESVTEPAEPVAEEVPAAEVNSAVEAEVVDAAAEAVPESAVLGENGYEYRTVRKLRLRQRRDVSHLNLGYLPPVAAPKLANSYLPPHLDVPEEIPQLKLANEYLPPVHEELPAEEATTEAVETEAPETEAPTTEATTTTTEAPTTTEAAPVESAVFADDGYHYRKPAVLPDLGLLPLVKVAEPDAAPETVSQPEPVHEAEAEPEPAVVQEPEPIEDSEAVIAAEPERAYLPPLEAGVVEAEGPEGESAAFLDDGYHYRVVKRVRLF from the exons ATGTCAATTGTAGCGGAGCAACCGAAG AAAATCGCATTCGTTACTTTTTGCCTTGTGGCAGCCGTTGCGGCTATTCCTTTGCAACAGCAACGACTGAGGCGTGATGTCTCCGAAATTGTAGCAGAACCTTTAAACGAATACCTGCCGCCAGCATCTGAGGCTGCTGAACCACAAAATATCTATTTGCCACCCGTGGAATCGGTCACCGAACCAGCAGAGCCAGTTGCTGAAGAAGTTCCAGCTGCAGAAGTTAACAGCGCCGTAGAAGCTGAAGTTGTCGATGCCGCTGCCGAAGCTGTACCCGAGTCCGCCGTCCTCGGCGAGAATGGCTATGAATACCGCACCGTGCGCAAGCTTCGTCTCCGCCAACGTCGTGATGTCTCACATTTAAATCTGGGTTATTTGCCACCGGTAGCAGCTCCAAAGCTGGCAAACAGTTATTTGCCGCCCCATTTAGATGTGCCAGAGGAAATTCCACAATTGAAACTTGCCAATGAATATTTGCCGCCTGTACATGAAGAGCTCCCAGCTGAAGAAGCCACTACGGAGGCAGTAGAAACTGAAGCGCCAGAGACAGAAGCACCCACTACTgaggcaacaacaactacaaccgAAGCACCGACCACAACTGAAGCAGCACCTGTGGAGTCAGCAGTATTCGCAGATGATGGCTATCACTATAGAAAGCCAGCAGTGTTGCCAGACTTGGGTTTGTTGCCTTTGGTTAAAGTAGCTGAGCCAGACGCAGCGCCAGAGACTGTATCTCAGCCAGAGCCTGTGCACGAAGCGGAGGCAGAACCCGAACCAGCGGTGGTGCAAGAGCCCGAGCCAATTGAAGACTCTGAAGCAGTTATTGCTGCTGAGCCCGAACGCGCTTACTTGCCTCCACTAGAAGCGGGTGTGGTCGAAGCTGAGGGTCCCGAGGGTGAGTCAGCTGCATTCCTCGATGATGGCTATCACTATCGCGTGGTCAAACGTGTTAGATTGTTTTAG